The proteins below are encoded in one region of Micromonospora yangpuensis:
- a CDS encoding LacI family DNA-binding transcriptional regulator: MGQQPVVRAAVMNDVARLAGVSHQTVSRVLNNHPSVRPETRERVLRAVHQLNYRPNALARGLAGRRSRVIGVISFDTILYGPAATLLGVERAARAAGYGINIVTLEQLDRVGMTSAVDALTEQSVAGMVIIAPMMTAAIAVPGLPTGVPAVVVEAGGAAGELPSISVDQVTGARLAVEHLLELGHETVWHIAGPRDWLEARDRVDGWRLALEEAGRRVPTVVPGDWSPRAGYELGQRLLDRPDVTAVFCANDHQALGLLRALHQRGCRVPEDVSVVGFDDIPEAEYLSPPLTTVRQDFDEVGHRCVAALLELLDAGGSGGRPVRPQVAPVLMVRDSTGHSR, encoded by the coding sequence ATGGGGCAGCAGCCGGTGGTACGGGCCGCGGTGATGAACGACGTCGCGCGCCTGGCCGGGGTCTCCCACCAGACCGTGTCCCGGGTGCTCAACAACCACCCCAGTGTCCGACCGGAGACCCGGGAACGGGTGCTGCGGGCCGTGCACCAGCTCAACTACCGGCCCAACGCGTTGGCCCGGGGACTGGCCGGCCGGCGGTCCCGGGTGATCGGCGTGATCAGCTTCGACACCATCCTGTACGGGCCGGCGGCCACCCTGCTCGGCGTCGAGCGGGCCGCCCGCGCGGCCGGGTACGGCATCAACATCGTCACCCTGGAGCAGCTGGACCGGGTCGGGATGACCTCGGCCGTCGACGCGTTGACCGAGCAGTCGGTGGCCGGGATGGTCATCATCGCCCCGATGATGACGGCGGCGATCGCCGTACCCGGGCTGCCCACCGGCGTACCGGCGGTGGTGGTGGAGGCCGGCGGCGCCGCCGGTGAGCTGCCCAGCATCTCGGTCGACCAGGTCACCGGGGCCCGGTTGGCGGTGGAACACCTGCTGGAGTTGGGACACGAGACGGTCTGGCACATCGCCGGCCCCCGGGACTGGTTGGAGGCCCGGGACCGGGTCGACGGGTGGCGGCTGGCGCTGGAGGAGGCCGGCCGGCGGGTGCCGACGGTGGTGCCCGGTGACTGGAGCCCCCGGGCCGGGTACGAGCTGGGCCAGCGGTTGCTCGATCGGCCGGACGTTACCGCCGTCTTCTGCGCCAACGACCACCAGGCGCTCGGCCTGCTGCGCGCCCTGCACCAGCGGGGTTGCCGGGTGCCCGAGGACGTCAGCGTGGTGGGCTTCGACGACATCCCGGAGGCCGAGTACCTCTCACCGCCGTTGACCACCGTCCGGCAGGACTTCGACGAGGTGGGTCACCGGTGCGTGGCCGCCCTGTTGGAGCTGCTCGACGCGGGTGGGTCCGGCGGCCGACCGGTACGGCCCCAGGTCGCACCGGTGCTGATGGTCCGGGACAGCACCGGCCACAGCCGCTGA
- a CDS encoding family 43 glycosylhydrolase, with protein sequence MPPAVRRTPPPSTVDPATRRPGRPLAAGLLLTLLVGLTPATASVAAPTATDARTDVTDGLVLRYDLTQSSGTSVTDSSGNGRHGTLTGGGTWTGPAGLALDGIDDHVRLPDDVLAGLSSITVSVDVLVAPDQQTPYFIWGLGNPATSQAGTGYLFTSGDALRTGITTGNWSGERVTGKGANLARGVWKSVTYTQTGTTGTLYEDGVQVARNTGVDILPRAVGGGRTTQNNLGRSTYASDRFLKGRVANFRIYDRALTAAEVTAIALTDTTRAEAAAAALRLVHPDDVRSNLTLPTVGLGGATVAWRSTRPGTVAPDGVVTRPAHGAGDARVTVTATVTVGTARTERAFELTVRELPEPAPYVGYAFSYFTGNSIEGEKIYFAASQGNDALRWTELNGGRPKLESTLGTRGLRDPFLIRSPEGDRFFLIATDLSIGRNGDWDAAQRQGSRYLEVWESTDLVTWSEQRHVEVSPPTAGNTWAPEAYWDDERGEYLVFWASKLYAENDPGHTGNTYNRMLAATTRDFVTFSPATVWQDRGESRIDSTVIRQGSTYYRFTKDEGGGGTGCSDIIQEKSTSLTAVDRPGRPAWTFQAGCIGRDAGTRAVEGPTVFRANPGDTSGSRYYLFVDEYGGRGYIPLGTDDLENPDWTVPAAYDLPASPRHGTVIPVTRKELDALHDAPPPVRATAEGLVAHYPLTQGDGTTVTDASGNGYHASLAGDAAWRDDALRLGGTDGHVDLPDDIMAGLDEITVSMDVNIAADQATPYFVWGLGNTSGGVGNGYLFTTGDNYRTSLALGNWTTEETVTSGRALPRGTWKTVTYTLDSAGVARLYLDGVRVAERTGVAHRPGDIGGGRTTANYLGRSQYGADRYLKGQVRDFSLWNRALDEAEVAGLGANGTSVVAVRSDALKVPAMIDAAAGTVTLPVRPGTDLATLAPTYVVAPTSTVRVAADADYTTRVRVTVTSAAGERRTWVVRTVPMRSPVLPGYHADPNIVRFGDTYYIYATTDGLPGWSASTFTVWSSKDLVDWTAHDTILDLGPDITWADTNAWAPAAVEKNGRYYFYFSAQQNIGVAVADSPLGPFVDPLGKPLVSKDDYQGAQQIDPAVFTDDDGQSYLYWGNGTPYVVPLNDDMISYDVGSRVRLSGLRDFREGLFLHKRAGTYYLSWSIDDTRSENYRVGYGVGTSPLGPFTSRGEILTKDPGQGILGTGHHSIVQVPGTDDWYVAYHRFAIPGGDGTHRETTIDRLYHEADGSIRTVVPTLGSVEPLRYRGGQPRARISDPGDDGWHGGNARLTLEHGALIRSAEYQIDGGGWVPYSGPVELPAGRYEIRYRAQSQNLLWSNPWSLSVTVDRTAPTVTATLLDRRVVIDAADADSGLARVEYRVDEGQWQPYRAPLRVDDDRHVLRYRAFDVAGNVTATGLRIPAVRD encoded by the coding sequence GTGCCCCCTGCCGTTCGCCGAACACCACCACCATCCACAGTCGACCCCGCGACCCGGCGTCCTGGCCGGCCGCTGGCCGCCGGTCTGCTGCTGACCCTCCTGGTCGGACTGACCCCGGCCACGGCGTCGGTCGCCGCCCCCACCGCCACCGACGCCCGCACCGACGTCACCGACGGCCTGGTGCTGCGCTACGACCTGACCCAGTCCAGCGGCACCAGCGTCACCGACTCCTCCGGCAACGGCCGACACGGCACCCTCACCGGCGGCGGGACCTGGACCGGCCCCGCCGGGTTGGCCCTCGACGGCATCGACGACCACGTCAGACTGCCCGACGACGTCCTGGCCGGGCTCTCGTCGATCACCGTCTCGGTCGACGTCCTGGTCGCCCCCGACCAGCAGACCCCGTACTTCATCTGGGGCCTGGGCAACCCGGCGACCTCGCAGGCCGGCACCGGCTACCTGTTCACCAGCGGCGACGCGCTGCGCACCGGGATCACCACCGGCAACTGGTCCGGTGAGCGGGTCACCGGCAAGGGCGCCAACCTGGCCCGGGGAGTGTGGAAGTCCGTCACGTACACCCAGACCGGGACCACCGGCACCCTCTACGAGGACGGGGTCCAGGTCGCCCGCAACACCGGCGTCGACATCCTGCCCCGCGCCGTCGGTGGCGGCCGGACCACCCAGAACAACCTGGGCCGGTCCACCTACGCCAGCGACCGCTTCCTGAAGGGCCGGGTGGCGAACTTCCGGATCTACGACCGGGCCCTGACCGCCGCCGAGGTGACCGCGATCGCGCTCACCGACACCACCCGGGCCGAGGCGGCGGCCGCCGCCCTGCGCCTGGTGCACCCCGACGACGTGCGGAGCAACCTCACCCTGCCCACCGTCGGGCTGGGCGGCGCCACCGTCGCCTGGCGGTCGACCCGGCCCGGCACCGTCGCCCCGGACGGGGTGGTGACGCGTCCGGCCCACGGTGCCGGCGACGCGCGGGTCACGGTGACCGCCACGGTCACCGTCGGCACCGCGCGCACCGAACGCGCCTTCGAGTTGACCGTCCGGGAGCTGCCCGAGCCGGCACCCTACGTCGGCTACGCGTTCAGCTACTTCACCGGCAACTCGATCGAGGGCGAGAAGATCTACTTCGCCGCCAGCCAGGGCAACGACGCCCTGCGGTGGACCGAGCTGAACGGCGGACGGCCGAAGCTGGAGTCGACCCTCGGCACCCGGGGCCTGCGGGACCCGTTCCTGATCCGCAGCCCGGAGGGGGACCGGTTCTTCCTCATCGCCACCGACCTGTCGATCGGCCGCAACGGCGACTGGGACGCCGCCCAGCGGCAGGGCAGCCGCTACCTGGAGGTCTGGGAGTCCACCGACCTGGTCACCTGGTCGGAGCAGCGGCACGTCGAGGTCTCCCCGCCGACCGCCGGCAACACCTGGGCTCCCGAGGCGTACTGGGACGACGAGCGCGGCGAGTACCTGGTCTTCTGGGCCTCGAAGCTGTACGCCGAGAACGACCCGGGGCACACCGGCAACACGTACAACCGGATGCTGGCCGCCACCACCCGTGACTTCGTCACCTTCAGCCCGGCCACCGTGTGGCAGGACCGGGGCGAGTCCCGGATCGACTCCACGGTGATCCGGCAGGGGTCGACCTACTACCGGTTCACCAAGGACGAGGGCGGCGGCGGCACCGGCTGCTCCGACATCATCCAGGAGAAGTCGACCTCGCTGACCGCCGTCGACCGGCCGGGCCGGCCCGCCTGGACCTTCCAGGCCGGATGCATCGGTCGGGACGCCGGCACCCGGGCCGTCGAGGGGCCGACGGTGTTCCGGGCTAACCCCGGTGACACCTCCGGGTCGAGGTACTACCTCTTCGTCGACGAGTACGGCGGCCGGGGTTACATCCCGCTGGGCACCGACGACCTGGAGAACCCGGACTGGACGGTGCCGGCCGCCTACGACCTGCCGGCCAGCCCGCGCCACGGCACCGTCATCCCGGTGACCAGGAAGGAACTCGACGCGTTGCACGACGCGCCGCCGCCGGTGCGCGCCACCGCCGAGGGACTCGTCGCGCACTACCCGCTCACCCAGGGCGACGGCACCACGGTCACCGACGCCTCCGGCAACGGCTACCACGCCAGCCTCGCCGGCGACGCCGCCTGGCGCGACGACGCGCTGCGCCTCGGCGGCACCGACGGCCACGTCGACCTGCCCGACGACATCATGGCCGGCCTCGACGAGATCACCGTGTCGATGGACGTGAACATCGCCGCCGACCAGGCCACGCCGTACTTCGTCTGGGGGTTGGGCAACACCTCCGGCGGCGTCGGCAACGGCTACCTCTTCACCACCGGCGACAACTACCGCACCTCCCTGGCCCTGGGGAACTGGACCACCGAGGAGACCGTCACCAGCGGCCGCGCGCTGCCGCGCGGCACCTGGAAGACGGTGACGTACACCCTCGACTCGGCCGGCGTCGCCCGGCTCTACCTCGACGGGGTGCGGGTCGCCGAACGGACCGGGGTGGCACACCGGCCCGGTGACATCGGTGGCGGCCGGACCACCGCCAACTACCTGGGCCGGTCCCAGTACGGCGCCGACCGGTACCTCAAGGGTCAGGTGCGTGACTTCTCGCTGTGGAACCGGGCGCTGGACGAGGCCGAGGTCGCCGGGCTCGGCGCCAACGGCACCAGCGTCGTCGCGGTGCGCTCCGACGCCCTCAAGGTGCCGGCGATGATCGACGCGGCGGCCGGCACCGTCACCCTGCCGGTCCGGCCCGGCACCGACCTGGCCACCCTCGCCCCGACGTACGTGGTCGCCCCGACCTCGACCGTGCGGGTCGCCGCCGACGCCGACTACACCACGCGGGTACGGGTCACCGTCACCAGCGCGGCCGGCGAGCGGCGGACCTGGGTGGTGCGGACCGTGCCGATGCGCTCGCCGGTGCTGCCCGGCTACCACGCCGACCCGAACATCGTCCGGTTCGGCGACACGTACTACATCTACGCCACCACCGACGGCCTCCCGGGCTGGAGCGCCTCGACGTTCACGGTCTGGTCCAGCAAGGACCTGGTCGACTGGACCGCCCACGACACCATCCTGGACCTGGGCCCGGACATCACCTGGGCCGACACGAACGCCTGGGCCCCGGCCGCGGTCGAGAAGAACGGCAGGTACTACTTCTACTTCTCGGCCCAGCAGAACATCGGCGTCGCCGTCGCCGACTCGCCGCTCGGGCCGTTCGTCGACCCGCTCGGCAAGCCGCTGGTCAGCAAGGACGACTACCAGGGCGCGCAGCAGATCGACCCGGCGGTGTTCACCGACGACGACGGCCAGAGCTACCTGTACTGGGGCAACGGCACCCCGTACGTGGTTCCGCTCAACGACGACATGATCTCGTACGACGTCGGCAGCCGGGTCCGGCTGTCCGGCCTGCGGGACTTCCGCGAGGGCCTGTTCCTGCACAAGCGGGCCGGCACGTACTACCTGTCCTGGTCGATCGACGACACCCGCAGCGAGAACTACCGGGTCGGCTACGGTGTCGGGACCAGCCCGCTGGGGCCGTTCACCAGCCGGGGCGAGATCCTCACCAAGGACCCGGGTCAGGGCATCCTCGGTACCGGACACCACTCGATCGTGCAGGTGCCGGGGACCGACGACTGGTACGTCGCGTACCACCGGTTCGCCATCCCGGGTGGGGACGGCACCCACCGGGAGACCACCATCGACCGGCTCTACCACGAGGCGGACGGCTCGATCCGTACCGTGGTGCCGACGCTGGGCAGCGTCGAGCCGCTGCGCTACCGGGGCGGCCAGCCCCGGGCGCGGATCTCCGATCCGGGTGACGACGGCTGGCACGGCGGCAACGCCCGACTCACCCTGGAACACGGAGCCCTCATCCGCAGCGCCGAGTACCAGATCGACGGAGGTGGCTGGGTGCCGTACTCCGGTCCGGTCGAGCTGCCCGCCGGCAGGTACGAGATCCGGTACCGGGCCCAGTCGCAGAACCTGCTCTGGAGCAACCCCTGGTCGCTGTCGGTGACGGTGGACCGGACCGCGCCGACGGTGACGGCGACCCTGCTCGACCGGCGGGTGGTGATCGACGCGGCCGACGCCGACTCCGGCCTGGCCCGCGTCGAGTACCGGGTCGACGAGGGCCAGTGGCAGCCGTACCGGGCGCCGTTGCGCGTCGACGACGACCGGCACGTCCTGCGGTACCGGGCGTTCGACGTGGCCGGCAACGTCACCGCCACCGGCCTGCGGATCCCCGCCGTGCGGGACTGA
- a CDS encoding HAD-IC family P-type ATPase — protein sequence MAHDHPAHGGHDSHAGHDLRQFRRRFWLSLALTLPIVATSHLVTDWFGYRPAVAGADWVGPVFGTVVFGYGGWPFLVGGVREIRDRTPGMMLLVSMAIVVAYLASLATALGAFDLDFWWELAALVTIMLLGHWQETKAIGQARGALTALAALLPDDAERIDPDGAAHRVPLGALTVGDTVLVRAGARVPADGRIIDGAAELDESMITGDARPVAESVAAELGFRSGVDEVFAEVLPADKDRVVADLQARGLRVAMVGDGVNDAPALARADVGLAIGAGTDVAIESAGVVLASSDPRGVGAVIRLSRASYRKMRQNLAWAAGYNVVALPLAAGALAWAGFTLSPAVGAILMSASTIVVALNAQLLRRVRLTPD from the coding sequence ATGGCTCACGACCATCCGGCCCACGGCGGGCACGACTCCCACGCCGGGCACGACCTGCGGCAGTTCCGCCGCAGGTTCTGGCTGAGCCTGGCGTTGACCCTGCCGATCGTGGCCACCAGCCACCTGGTGACGGACTGGTTCGGGTACCGGCCGGCCGTCGCCGGCGCCGACTGGGTCGGCCCGGTGTTCGGCACGGTGGTCTTCGGCTACGGCGGCTGGCCGTTCCTGGTCGGTGGGGTACGGGAGATCCGGGACCGTACCCCCGGCATGATGCTGCTGGTCTCGATGGCGATCGTGGTCGCCTACCTCGCCTCCCTGGCCACCGCCCTCGGCGCGTTCGACCTGGACTTCTGGTGGGAACTGGCCGCCCTGGTGACCATCATGCTGCTCGGGCACTGGCAGGAGACGAAGGCCATCGGCCAGGCCCGGGGCGCGCTGACCGCCCTGGCCGCGCTGCTGCCCGACGACGCCGAACGGATCGACCCGGACGGCGCGGCGCACCGGGTGCCGCTGGGCGCACTGACCGTCGGCGACACGGTGCTGGTCCGCGCCGGTGCCCGGGTGCCGGCCGACGGCCGGATCATCGACGGCGCCGCCGAGCTGGACGAGTCCATGATCACCGGGGACGCCCGCCCGGTCGCCGAGTCCGTCGCCGCCGAGCTGGGCTTCCGCAGCGGTGTCGACGAGGTCTTCGCCGAGGTGCTGCCGGCCGACAAGGACCGGGTGGTCGCCGACCTCCAGGCCCGGGGGTTGCGGGTGGCGATGGTCGGCGACGGGGTCAACGACGCCCCCGCCCTGGCCCGGGCCGACGTCGGGCTGGCCATCGGCGCCGGCACCGACGTGGCCATCGAGTCCGCCGGGGTGGTCCTGGCCTCCTCCGACCCACGGGGCGTCGGCGCGGTGATCCGGCTGTCCCGGGCCTCGTACCGCAAGATGCGGCAGAACCTGGCCTGGGCGGCCGGCTACAACGTGGTCGCCCTGCCGCTGGCCGCCGGCGCGTTGGCCTGGGCGGGGTTCACCCTCAGCCCGGCCGTCGGGGCGATCCTGATGTCGGCGTCGACAATCGTGGTCGCCCTCAACGCCCAGTTGCTGCGTCGGGTCCGGCTCACCCCGGACTGA
- a CDS encoding DUF5682 family protein, protein MPAAPLGDAGSGPFGALRDQLTEAAAAFAGSPDALAGILAGIVDDVDRALGERLEIFPVCHHSPASGLAMLRRLRVKQPKVIYLELCEDLQPLLGELRNCRLPVAVQAFASELDGFPTDWAPLSVIAPITEASAEYQAIAYALQTPGVELVLVDRSTDHVFQWSPRHRAQQAADDDGAPQVAEDDGAPPAAAAETGEATTVGAAEEAELHGDAVGVEIGDLRPRFAELEAHLLHHGKVRHWSEWWDQYVERPLVDADHDTYRQVMVLIGSLFRRLRPSDANRTGTDEDRERYMWTRIRQHLAASGADPADCLYVCGAFHAASRVEQFGLDSTAPAFEITERSGTAWRYGLIPSSHSAIEAQFGLAPGSVSIAAATWAKAVSRAGVTPYRLSGRTERSRAGGGRRGARAAAPPAGATPDEVTDRLSGFLAAPAEPDGLDAAELRGWCVDIVRLARRNGYLASTADAIAVFEHSILLAGLRNRARPTVYDFTDAAVTCIEKDVVPGRRDVRRLCEILLGGDRIGQVGYDSLPPLARDVLDRLRPLGLDLEKRTISRALLDLRADPGLGACSDLLWMLRYLLPPTTVRPIMGERRLGHRSIQESWDLALGRDQRALIELGYEGVTVEQVLELRLRRAVRHPSATAATALAAVEDAICLLDSPRLVDELGTRAVELLAAERSVDDAPDVLRRIRRLLAHYQATAAHLPAWCAAFVTTGYAHYCTLLPTTVIDEETGTRQVGAMLGFLFSMESVAISLGCDRSQLEIAVDQSKPEEPAKVALLWAARHQLGILPLAELRQWCAALLDNPLVVPAFPRYLAGFVHALEPVPGLAPFVVETLSTAFARLPDPVLLPWLPTLITTLREQGPELVPLLVREAGRTFPPTVAELDVWVPPWHGPAPVPVSGGSPAGPSPRVSALLTGHPAATDAVAALLGCAGDWQPVPSSVGTAGGTASAAGGAALVAAHPATGTAVATLLATTPGR, encoded by the coding sequence GTGCCGGCGGCCCCCCTCGGCGACGCCGGGTCCGGGCCGTTCGGTGCGCTGCGCGATCAGCTCACCGAGGCGGCGGCGGCCTTCGCCGGCTCCCCCGACGCGCTGGCCGGCATCCTCGCCGGCATCGTCGACGACGTCGACCGGGCGTTGGGCGAGCGGTTGGAGATCTTCCCGGTCTGCCACCACTCGCCGGCCTCCGGGCTGGCGATGCTGCGCCGGCTGCGGGTCAAGCAGCCCAAGGTGATCTACCTGGAGCTCTGTGAGGATCTCCAGCCGCTCCTCGGTGAGCTGCGCAACTGCCGGCTGCCGGTGGCGGTGCAGGCGTTCGCCTCCGAACTGGACGGCTTCCCCACCGACTGGGCGCCGTTGAGCGTCATCGCCCCGATCACCGAGGCCTCCGCCGAGTACCAGGCGATCGCGTACGCGTTGCAGACCCCCGGGGTCGAACTGGTGCTGGTGGACCGTTCCACCGACCACGTCTTCCAGTGGTCCCCCCGGCACCGCGCGCAGCAGGCCGCCGACGACGACGGTGCACCGCAGGTCGCCGAGGACGACGGAGCACCGCCGGCCGCCGCCGCGGAGACCGGCGAGGCGACCACCGTCGGGGCCGCCGAGGAGGCGGAGCTGCACGGCGACGCGGTCGGGGTGGAGATCGGCGACCTGCGTCCCCGCTTCGCCGAGTTGGAGGCGCACCTGCTGCACCACGGCAAGGTGCGGCACTGGTCGGAGTGGTGGGACCAGTACGTCGAACGTCCGCTTGTCGACGCCGACCACGACACGTACCGGCAGGTCATGGTGTTGATCGGCAGTCTGTTCCGGCGGCTGCGCCCGAGCGACGCCAATCGCACCGGCACCGACGAGGACCGCGAGCGCTACATGTGGACCCGGATCCGCCAGCACCTGGCCGCCTCCGGCGCGGACCCGGCCGACTGCCTGTACGTCTGCGGCGCGTTCCACGCCGCCAGCCGGGTCGAGCAGTTCGGGTTGGACTCCACCGCGCCGGCCTTCGAGATCACCGAACGCAGCGGCACCGCCTGGCGGTACGGGCTCATCCCGTCCAGCCACTCGGCCATCGAGGCGCAGTTCGGCCTGGCTCCGGGCTCGGTGTCGATCGCGGCGGCCACCTGGGCCAAGGCGGTCAGCCGGGCCGGGGTCACGCCGTACCGGCTGTCCGGTCGCACCGAACGGTCCCGCGCCGGCGGCGGGCGGCGGGGTGCCCGCGCGGCGGCGCCCCCCGCCGGCGCCACCCCGGACGAGGTCACCGACCGGCTCAGTGGTTTCCTCGCCGCGCCCGCCGAGCCGGACGGGCTCGACGCCGCGGAGCTGCGCGGCTGGTGCGTGGACATCGTCCGGCTGGCCCGTCGCAACGGGTACCTGGCCAGCACCGCCGACGCGATCGCGGTCTTCGAGCACTCGATCCTGCTCGCCGGCCTGCGTAACCGGGCCCGGCCCACCGTGTACGACTTCACCGACGCGGCGGTGACCTGCATCGAGAAGGACGTGGTGCCGGGGCGGCGGGACGTCCGCCGGCTCTGCGAGATCCTGCTCGGCGGGGACCGGATCGGGCAGGTCGGCTACGACTCGCTGCCCCCGTTGGCCCGCGACGTGCTGGACCGGCTCCGACCGCTCGGGTTGGACCTGGAGAAACGCACCATCAGCCGGGCCCTGCTGGACCTGCGGGCCGATCCCGGGCTGGGTGCCTGCTCCGACCTGTTGTGGATGCTGCGCTACCTGCTGCCGCCGACCACGGTCCGCCCGATCATGGGCGAGCGGCGGCTCGGTCACCGGTCGATCCAGGAGAGCTGGGACCTGGCCCTCGGCCGCGACCAGCGGGCCCTGATCGAGCTGGGGTACGAGGGGGTCACCGTCGAGCAGGTGTTGGAGCTGCGCCTGCGCCGGGCGGTGCGCCACCCGTCGGCGACCGCCGCGACCGCGCTGGCCGCCGTCGAGGACGCGATCTGCCTGCTCGACAGCCCACGGCTGGTCGACGAGTTGGGCACCCGGGCGGTCGAGCTGCTGGCCGCCGAACGCAGCGTCGACGACGCTCCCGACGTGCTGCGCCGGATCCGGCGGCTACTGGCCCACTACCAGGCCACCGCGGCGCACCTGCCGGCCTGGTGCGCGGCGTTCGTGACCACCGGGTACGCGCACTACTGCACCCTGCTGCCGACCACCGTGATCGACGAGGAGACCGGCACCCGACAGGTCGGGGCGATGCTGGGCTTCCTGTTCAGCATGGAGAGCGTGGCCATCTCGCTGGGCTGCGACCGGTCCCAACTGGAGATCGCCGTCGACCAGTCGAAGCCCGAGGAGCCGGCGAAGGTGGCCCTGCTCTGGGCGGCCCGGCACCAGCTCGGCATCCTGCCCCTGGCCGAGTTGCGGCAGTGGTGTGCCGCGTTGCTGGACAACCCGCTGGTGGTGCCGGCCTTCCCCCGGTACCTTGCCGGTTTCGTACACGCCCTGGAACCGGTGCCGGGCCTGGCCCCGTTCGTGGTGGAGACCCTCTCCACCGCGTTCGCCCGACTGCCCGACCCGGTGCTGCTGCCCTGGCTGCCCACGCTGATCACCACCCTGCGGGAGCAGGGGCCGGAGCTGGTGCCGCTGCTGGTCCGGGAGGCCGGGCGCACCTTCCCGCCGACCGTGGCGGAGCTGGACGTCTGGGTGCCGCCGTGGCACGGTCCCGCGCCCGTCCCGGTGTCCGGTGGTTCCCCGGCCGGGCCCTCGCCGCGGGTGTCCGCCCTGCTGACCGGCCATCCGGCGGCGACCGACGCGGTGGCCGCGTTGCTGGGCTGTGCCGGCGACTGGCAGCCGGTGCCGTCGTCGGTCGGCACCGCCGGGGGTACGGCGTCCGCGGCCGGCGGCGCGGCGCTGGTGGCGGCGCATCCGGCCACCGGCACGGCCGTCGCCACGTTGCTGGCCACCACCCCGGGCCGCTGA
- a CDS encoding ATP-binding protein, whose translation MSDMLRAPAETKYAEELDYLESVDTGPKPFSWRLSPRMVRLFVLGSERADGLDREIGQKWFGDRGLVERSIVTLASDRGLLLIGDPGTGKSWLAELLSAAICRNSTLVVQGTAGTTEDHIKYSWNVSMVIAKGQSRASMIPSPIMTAMEQGVIGRFEELTRSTSDVQDALISILSEKYVSIPELNDDNIVFAQPGFAVIATANSRDRGVNDLSSALKRRFNFVRIPMVANKRSEAEIVRFRTEELLRRHRIELDVPPTLLDILLQSFADLRAAAAAATSDDEKLESALSTAEQIGVLEDAILHSQFFGDRTLRAQTLASSLLGSLARRSPEDLAILNKYLHGVVEPRAKQDGGDWPEFLDGGRQAIKAMS comes from the coding sequence ATGTCCGACATGTTGCGCGCCCCCGCCGAGACCAAGTACGCCGAGGAGCTGGACTACCTGGAGTCGGTCGACACCGGTCCGAAGCCGTTCTCCTGGCGGCTGAGCCCCCGCATGGTCCGACTTTTCGTCCTCGGCTCCGAACGGGCCGACGGCCTGGACCGGGAGATCGGCCAGAAGTGGTTCGGCGACCGCGGTCTCGTCGAGCGAAGCATCGTCACCCTCGCCTCCGACCGGGGTCTGCTGCTGATCGGCGATCCGGGCACCGGCAAGAGCTGGCTGGCCGAGCTGCTGTCCGCGGCGATCTGCCGCAACTCCACCCTGGTCGTGCAGGGCACCGCCGGCACCACCGAGGACCACATCAAGTACTCCTGGAACGTGTCCATGGTCATCGCCAAGGGACAGTCCCGCGCCTCGATGATCCCCTCCCCGATCATGACCGCGATGGAGCAGGGGGTGATCGGCCGGTTCGAGGAGCTGACCCGCTCCACCAGTGACGTGCAGGACGCGCTGATCTCGATCCTGAGCGAGAAGTACGTCTCCATTCCGGAGCTCAACGACGACAACATCGTCTTCGCCCAGCCCGGCTTCGCCGTCATCGCCACCGCGAACAGCCGGGACCGGGGCGTCAACGACCTCTCCTCGGCGTTGAAACGACGGTTCAACTTCGTCCGGATCCCGATGGTGGCCAACAAGCGCAGCGAGGCGGAGATCGTCCGGTTCCGTACCGAGGAGCTGCTCCGCCGGCACCGCATCGAGCTGGACGTGCCGCCCACCCTGCTGGACATCCTGTTGCAGAGCTTCGCCGACCTGCGGGCCGCCGCCGCGGCGGCCACCAGTGACGACGAGAAGCTGGAGTCGGCGCTCTCCACCGCCGAGCAGATCGGGGTGCTGGAGGACGCCATCCTGCACAGCCAGTTCTTCGGCGACCGGACGCTGCGGGCCCAGACCCTTGCCTCGTCGCTGCTGGGGTCGCTGGCCCGGCGCAGCCCGGAGGACCTGGCGATCCTCAACAAGTACCTGCACGGCGTGGTGGAGCCGCGCGCCAAGCAGGACGGCGGCGACTGGCCGGAGTTCCTCGACGGTGGCCGTCAGGCGATCAAGGCCATGTCGTGA